A stretch of the Xiphophorus couchianus chromosome 15, X_couchianus-1.0, whole genome shotgun sequence genome encodes the following:
- the LOC114158148 gene encoding adenylate cyclase type 8 isoform X1 — translation MPAEVTMVTFADTRQVSPMELHEPPCLSATLSPGLRRKKMLWQNAVKHIITQQELSSQVGMEPARKIFVTDTYIDEINKQIRSKASRGVTKRRSSTFRVHSRTSTSTHGSIRVPTQHYTSDADFFVHWCNTVHSVYIPMLGHTFKSHDLEKLYQQYSSHQRRNSLAITNVIDAVTKLHMLVLYLALAPDAVTDRLRGYLTGIFMVLAIALCVLVLTCKDSMSPQWLHYAGFASWLSQTTQILGGLAYGLEKDPSWYILFTLFATYTLLPLPLLWAMCAGFLTPILHILMEIWFHYNDALLLNKVFAKGLLYMGMNTAGLFIHYLTDHAQRQVFLETRRCIEGRLKLEQENQRQERLVLSILPRFVALEMIADMSSLENELNPHEFYKIYIHQYKDVSILFADIKGFTQLSINLSPQEMVLTLNELFGRFDRLAEEHHCLRIKILGDCYYCVSGVPEPQLAHARYCVEMGLAMISTIRLVQKQLNIDLDMRIGIHSGSILCGVLGLQKWQFDVWSWDVSIANKLEAGGIPGRIHISRATLDCLGTTYKTEDGHGRDRNEFLRKHNIDTFFICPQEGRNQDGHPEPIKVQKRIRTWNPEIPFGHAIDMNCILASFTNGSLPSLWQCTSREINKRIKHAIEVRSSERMRKEHITALTLVFKDTHIENKFSQIRDEMFNSNMVCSFIVLLFLMAAQAVIPTPRLFSAVLQFFLFLLAYWLLLLVALAEEFKWTPVALQKFCCWIHENNSARNLLTLTAIITNFSLASTDLVWCVLTTSEEADIMEKKSSGSHSVSICVYPEIFVLSGVVAMVTCGVFLRLNSLLKLAVLLMVVMVYSYLIHLAFVTLTRSDAQHRSHYIRRKWISILLMAMFIVSVFYNGRQWEATARLDFLWRLQAQQEVEDMRELREHNECLLHNILPLHVAQHFLERSRHDEDLYSQSYDEVGVMFASVAGFNEYFEQKEVKHEGVDCLRLLNEIIAGFDELLEESYFHYVEKIKTIGSCYMAASGLAPNKQGSLNEWNHLSELVLFALAMQEILREINNHTAQSFELRVGIAHGPVIAGVIGASKPQYDIWGSTVNLASRMDSTGVSGRIQVPEATRKILAEWGFVLKLRGEIFIKGVSECQGKVRTYFISTMRSKRGRVGGEKYSGGRAGGRMTLAGVVHGLVQARHKEKMREANGNFGLTPCKLHC, via the exons ATGCCAGCTGAGGTCACCATGGTGACCTTTGCTGACACCAGGCAGGTCTCTCCAATGGAGCTCCATGAACCTCCATGTCTGAGTGCCACGCTGTCTCCAGGGCTCAGGCGGAAAAAGATGCTGTGGCAGAACGCAGTGAAACACATCATTACCCAACAAGAGCTCAGCTCTCAG GTGGGTATGGAACCAGCTCGCAAAATCTTTGTGACTGATACCTACATAGATGAGATCAACAAACAAATCCGCAGCAAGGCCTCCCGTGGAGTCACAAAACGCCGCTCCTCCACATTCAGAGTCCATAGTCGAACCTCCACCAGCACGCATGGCAGCATCAGGGTTCCAACGCAGCACTACACCAGCGACGCTGACTTCTTCGTGCACTGGTGTAACACTGTTCACAGCGTTTACATACCCATGCTGGGGCACACCTTCAAATCCCACGATCTGGAGAAACTCTACCAGCAATACTCCTCTCACCAGAGGAGGAACTCTCTAGCCATCACCAATGTAATCGATGCTGTGACGAAGCTCCACATGTTGGTTCTGTATCTGGCACTGGCCCCGGATGCTGTTACGGATCGTTTGCGTGGCTATTTGACTGGCATCTTCATGGTGCTAGCTATAGCTCTTTGCGTACTAGTATTAACCTGCAAAGACTCCATGTCCCCACAGTGGCTCCATTATGCTGGCTTTGCAAGTTGGCTGTCACAGACCACACAGATCCTAGGGGGCCTGGCTTATGGACTAGAAAAAGACCCATCTTGGTATATTTTGTTCACATTGTTTGCGACATACACACTGCTGCCATTACCTCTGCTGTGGGCAATGTGTGCTGGCTTCCTCACCCCAATACTGCACATTTTAATGGAGATATGGTTCCACTACAATGATGCTTTGCTTTTGAATAAG GTGTTTGCCAAAGGCCTGCTGTACATGGGCATGAACACAGCTGGCTTGTTCATCCACTATCTGACAGACCACGCCCAGCGACAGGTTTTTCTGGAGACGCGGCGCTGCATTGAGGGTCGCCTCAAACTTGAGCAAGAGAACCAAAGACAG GAGCGACTGGTCCTGTCAATCCTCCCTCGTTTTGTTGCTTTAGAAATGATCGCTGACATGAGCTCCCTGGAGAACGAACTCAACCCCCACGAGTTTTATAAGATCTACATCCACCAGTATAAAGATGTCAG CATCCTTTTTGCAGATATTAAGGGCTTCACCCAGTTGTCTATAAACCTGTCACCCCAGGAAATGGTTCTAACCCTTAATGAGCTCTTTGGACGCTTTGACCGACTAGCTGAG GAGCATCACTGTTTGCGGATAAAGATACTGGGAGACTGTTACTATTGTGTTTCGGGGGTACCGGAGCCGCAGCTTGCTCATGCACGTTACTGCGTAGAAATGGGCCTGGCTATGATCAGCACAATACG ACTCGTCCAGAAGCAGCTGAACATTGACTTGGACATGAGGATCGGTATCCATTCCGGCTCCATCCTTTGTGGGGTGCTGGGCTTGCAGAAATGGCAGTTCGATGTCTGGTCCTGGGATGTGAGCATCGCCAACAAGCTGGAAGCAGGAGGAATACCTGG ACGTATCCACATCTCCAGGGCCACCCTGGATTGCCTGGGAACTACATACAAGACGGAGGACGGTCATGGCCGTGACAGGAATGAGTTTCTGCGAAAACACAACATCGACACCTTCTTTATTTGTCCTCAAGAAGGCAGGAATCAAGACGGCCATCCTGAGCCCATAAAAGTCCAGAAGAGAATTCGGACCTGGAACCCAGAGATCCCTTTTGGTCATGCTATCGATATGAACTGC ATTCTGGCCTCTTTCACCAACGGCTCTCTGCCCAGTTTATGGCAGTGCACCTCCAGAGAGATAAACAAACGGATCAAACACGCTATCGAGGTTCGAAGCAGTGAGCGCATGCGCAAGGAGCACATCACTGCTCTGACCCTGGTGTTCAAAGACACACACATAGAGAACAAG ttcTCCCAGATCAGAGATGAAATGTTTAACTCCAACATGGTCTGCTCCTTCATcgtgctcctcttcctcatggCTGCCCAGGCGGTCATCCCTACTCCCAG ACTGTTCTCCGCTGTACTccagtttttcctctttcttcttgCCTACTGGCTACTGCTGCTGGTTGCCCTTGCCGAGGAGTTCAAGTGGACTCCAGTTGCTTTGCAGAAGTTCTGCTGCTGGATCCACGAAAACAACAGCGCCCGAAACCTCCTCACTCTCACAGCCATCATCACCAACTTTAGCTTGGCTTCGACTGACTTG GTGTGGTGTGTCCTAACAACCTCTGAAGAAGCTGACATAATGGAGAAGAAGAGCTCAGGCTCACATTCAGTCTCCATTTGCGTTTATCCTGAG ATCTTCGTGCTGAGCGGCGTGGTCGCCATGGTGACATGTGGTGTGTTTCTGCGCCTGAACTCCCTGCTGAAGCTGGCGGTGCTGctgatggtggtgatggtgtACTCCTACCTCATACACCTCGCCTTTGTCACGCTCACACGTAGCGACGCCCAGCACAG GTCCCACTATATCAGGAGAAAATGGATTTCCATTCTTCTCATGGCGATGTTTATTGTATCAGTCTTCTACAATGGACGGCAG TGGGAGGCCACTGCCAGACTGGACTTCTTGTGGCGTCTGCAGGCTCAGCAGGAGGTGGAGGACATGAGGGAGCTGCGAGAACATAACGAGTGTTTGTTGCACAACATCCTGCCCTTGCATGTCGCACAGCATTTTCTGGAGCGCAGCAGACATGATGAG GACCTTTATTCCCAGTCCTATGATGAAGTGGGTGTTATGTTTGCTTCTGTTGCCGGGTTTAATGAGTACTTTGAGCAAAAGGAGGTCAAACATGAAGGAGTGGACTGTCTCCGACTGCTGAACGAGATTATAGCCGGCTTCGATGAG CTATTGGAGGAATCTTATTTCCACTACGTGGAGAAGATCAAGACAATTGGAAGCTGTTACATGGCAGCATCTGGTTTAGCTCCAAACAAACAG GGATCATTGAATGAGTGGAATCACTTGAGTGAGctggttttgtttgctttggcgATGCAGGAGATTTTAAGAGAGATAAACAACCACACTGCCCAAAGTTTTGAGCTGCGTGTGG GTATTGCCCATGGACCGGTGATTGCAGGTGTGATCGGTGCCAGCAAACCCCAGTATGATATCTGGGGATCGACAGTGAACTTGGCCAGTCGCATGGACAGCACAGGTGTGAGCGGACGCATCCAGGTTCCTGAGGCCACCCGCAAGATCTTGGCAGAATGGGGATTCGTTCTTAAACTTCGAGGAGAGATATTTATTAAGGGG GTAAGTGAATGCCAGGGGAAAGTTCGTACATATTTCATAAGTACCATGCGCAGTAAGAGGGGCAGAGTTGGAGGAGAGAAGTATTCAGGGGGCCGAGCGGGAGGTCGCATGACCCTGGCCGGAGTGGTGCACGGCCTCGTCCAGGCCAGGCACAAGGAGAAGATGAGAGAAGCCAATGGGAACTTTGGTTTAACCCCCTGCAAACTGCACTGCTGA
- the LOC114158148 gene encoding adenylate cyclase type 8 isoform X2 codes for MPAEVTMVTFADTRQVSPMELHEPPCLSATLSPGLRRKKMLWQNAVKHIITQQELSSQVGMEPARKIFVTDTYIDEINKQIRSKASRGVTKRRSSTFRVHSRTSTSTHGSIRVPTQHYTSDADFFVHWCNTVHSVYIPMLGHTFKSHDLEKLYQQYSSHQRRNSLAITNVIDAVTKLHMLVLYLALAPDAVTDRLRGYLTGIFMVLAIALCVLVLTCKDSMSPQWLHYAGFASWLSQTTQILGGLAYGLEKDPSWYILFTLFATYTLLPLPLLWAMCAGFLTPILHILMEIWFHYNDALLLNKVFAKGLLYMGMNTAGLFIHYLTDHAQRQVFLETRRCIEGRLKLEQENQRQERLVLSILPRFVALEMIADMSSLENELNPHEFYKIYIHQYKDVSILFADIKGFTQLSINLSPQEMVLTLNELFGRFDRLAEEHHCLRIKILGDCYYCVSGVPEPQLAHARYCVEMGLAMISTIRLVQKQLNIDLDMRIGIHSGSILCGVLGLQKWQFDVWSWDVSIANKLEAGGIPGRIHISRATLDCLGTTYKTEDGHGRDRNEFLRKHNIDTFFICPQEGRNQDGHPEPIKVQKRIRTWNPEIPFGHAIDMNCILASFTNGSLPSLWQCTSREINKRIKHAIEVRSSERMRKEHITALTLVFKDTHIENKFSQIRDEMFNSNMVCSFIVLLFLMAAQAVIPTPRLFSAVLQFFLFLLAYWLLLLVALAEEFKWTPVALQKFCCWIHENNSARNLLTLTAIITNFSLASTDLVWCVLTTSEEADIMEKKSSGSHSVSICVYPEIFVLSGVVAMVTCGVFLRLNSLLKLAVLLMVVMVYSYLIHLAFVTLTRSDAQHRSHYIRRKWISILLMAMFIVSVFYNGRQWEATARLDFLWRLQAQQEVEDMRELREHNECLLHNILPLHVAQHFLERSRHDEDLYSQSYDEVGVMFASVAGFNEYFEQKEVKHEGVDCLRLLNEIIAGFDELLEESYFHYVEKIKTIGSCYMAASGLAPNKQVLPMDR; via the exons ATGCCAGCTGAGGTCACCATGGTGACCTTTGCTGACACCAGGCAGGTCTCTCCAATGGAGCTCCATGAACCTCCATGTCTGAGTGCCACGCTGTCTCCAGGGCTCAGGCGGAAAAAGATGCTGTGGCAGAACGCAGTGAAACACATCATTACCCAACAAGAGCTCAGCTCTCAG GTGGGTATGGAACCAGCTCGCAAAATCTTTGTGACTGATACCTACATAGATGAGATCAACAAACAAATCCGCAGCAAGGCCTCCCGTGGAGTCACAAAACGCCGCTCCTCCACATTCAGAGTCCATAGTCGAACCTCCACCAGCACGCATGGCAGCATCAGGGTTCCAACGCAGCACTACACCAGCGACGCTGACTTCTTCGTGCACTGGTGTAACACTGTTCACAGCGTTTACATACCCATGCTGGGGCACACCTTCAAATCCCACGATCTGGAGAAACTCTACCAGCAATACTCCTCTCACCAGAGGAGGAACTCTCTAGCCATCACCAATGTAATCGATGCTGTGACGAAGCTCCACATGTTGGTTCTGTATCTGGCACTGGCCCCGGATGCTGTTACGGATCGTTTGCGTGGCTATTTGACTGGCATCTTCATGGTGCTAGCTATAGCTCTTTGCGTACTAGTATTAACCTGCAAAGACTCCATGTCCCCACAGTGGCTCCATTATGCTGGCTTTGCAAGTTGGCTGTCACAGACCACACAGATCCTAGGGGGCCTGGCTTATGGACTAGAAAAAGACCCATCTTGGTATATTTTGTTCACATTGTTTGCGACATACACACTGCTGCCATTACCTCTGCTGTGGGCAATGTGTGCTGGCTTCCTCACCCCAATACTGCACATTTTAATGGAGATATGGTTCCACTACAATGATGCTTTGCTTTTGAATAAG GTGTTTGCCAAAGGCCTGCTGTACATGGGCATGAACACAGCTGGCTTGTTCATCCACTATCTGACAGACCACGCCCAGCGACAGGTTTTTCTGGAGACGCGGCGCTGCATTGAGGGTCGCCTCAAACTTGAGCAAGAGAACCAAAGACAG GAGCGACTGGTCCTGTCAATCCTCCCTCGTTTTGTTGCTTTAGAAATGATCGCTGACATGAGCTCCCTGGAGAACGAACTCAACCCCCACGAGTTTTATAAGATCTACATCCACCAGTATAAAGATGTCAG CATCCTTTTTGCAGATATTAAGGGCTTCACCCAGTTGTCTATAAACCTGTCACCCCAGGAAATGGTTCTAACCCTTAATGAGCTCTTTGGACGCTTTGACCGACTAGCTGAG GAGCATCACTGTTTGCGGATAAAGATACTGGGAGACTGTTACTATTGTGTTTCGGGGGTACCGGAGCCGCAGCTTGCTCATGCACGTTACTGCGTAGAAATGGGCCTGGCTATGATCAGCACAATACG ACTCGTCCAGAAGCAGCTGAACATTGACTTGGACATGAGGATCGGTATCCATTCCGGCTCCATCCTTTGTGGGGTGCTGGGCTTGCAGAAATGGCAGTTCGATGTCTGGTCCTGGGATGTGAGCATCGCCAACAAGCTGGAAGCAGGAGGAATACCTGG ACGTATCCACATCTCCAGGGCCACCCTGGATTGCCTGGGAACTACATACAAGACGGAGGACGGTCATGGCCGTGACAGGAATGAGTTTCTGCGAAAACACAACATCGACACCTTCTTTATTTGTCCTCAAGAAGGCAGGAATCAAGACGGCCATCCTGAGCCCATAAAAGTCCAGAAGAGAATTCGGACCTGGAACCCAGAGATCCCTTTTGGTCATGCTATCGATATGAACTGC ATTCTGGCCTCTTTCACCAACGGCTCTCTGCCCAGTTTATGGCAGTGCACCTCCAGAGAGATAAACAAACGGATCAAACACGCTATCGAGGTTCGAAGCAGTGAGCGCATGCGCAAGGAGCACATCACTGCTCTGACCCTGGTGTTCAAAGACACACACATAGAGAACAAG ttcTCCCAGATCAGAGATGAAATGTTTAACTCCAACATGGTCTGCTCCTTCATcgtgctcctcttcctcatggCTGCCCAGGCGGTCATCCCTACTCCCAG ACTGTTCTCCGCTGTACTccagtttttcctctttcttcttgCCTACTGGCTACTGCTGCTGGTTGCCCTTGCCGAGGAGTTCAAGTGGACTCCAGTTGCTTTGCAGAAGTTCTGCTGCTGGATCCACGAAAACAACAGCGCCCGAAACCTCCTCACTCTCACAGCCATCATCACCAACTTTAGCTTGGCTTCGACTGACTTG GTGTGGTGTGTCCTAACAACCTCTGAAGAAGCTGACATAATGGAGAAGAAGAGCTCAGGCTCACATTCAGTCTCCATTTGCGTTTATCCTGAG ATCTTCGTGCTGAGCGGCGTGGTCGCCATGGTGACATGTGGTGTGTTTCTGCGCCTGAACTCCCTGCTGAAGCTGGCGGTGCTGctgatggtggtgatggtgtACTCCTACCTCATACACCTCGCCTTTGTCACGCTCACACGTAGCGACGCCCAGCACAG GTCCCACTATATCAGGAGAAAATGGATTTCCATTCTTCTCATGGCGATGTTTATTGTATCAGTCTTCTACAATGGACGGCAG TGGGAGGCCACTGCCAGACTGGACTTCTTGTGGCGTCTGCAGGCTCAGCAGGAGGTGGAGGACATGAGGGAGCTGCGAGAACATAACGAGTGTTTGTTGCACAACATCCTGCCCTTGCATGTCGCACAGCATTTTCTGGAGCGCAGCAGACATGATGAG GACCTTTATTCCCAGTCCTATGATGAAGTGGGTGTTATGTTTGCTTCTGTTGCCGGGTTTAATGAGTACTTTGAGCAAAAGGAGGTCAAACATGAAGGAGTGGACTGTCTCCGACTGCTGAACGAGATTATAGCCGGCTTCGATGAG CTATTGGAGGAATCTTATTTCCACTACGTGGAGAAGATCAAGACAATTGGAAGCTGTTACATGGCAGCATCTGGTTTAGCTCCAAACAAACAG GTATTGCCCATGGACCGGTGA